One window from the genome of Streptomyces sp. NBC_01476 encodes:
- a CDS encoding YlbL family protein: MPRRTATLIASTLILIVLLCVALLAPTPYSEMSPGPTVNTLGNYGGDTVISIKGHATYPATGHLNMTTVRVTGADYHMNLVEGVLGWLRHDDKVVEHDTLYPSGQTAEQADQENAEEFSQSQDSAKVAALEELKIKVPSRVIVAAVVKGGAAEGVLHAGDVIKAVDGSAVTAEDQVATFVTKHKPGEPVTFTVIRAADVKNKAAKTQNVTITTRKSTDTGPSRAVVGIEAGIEHLFPFTIDIKLADVGGPSAGMMFALGIVDKLTPGNLTGGNFVAGTGTIDDKGNVGPIGGISLKTIGARDKGAKYFLTPADNCEEAAKDVPGGLTLVKVRTLDDAMAALKDIKAGDNKDLPSCKS; encoded by the coding sequence ATGCCACGCCGCACCGCGACGCTGATCGCCTCCACCCTGATCCTCATAGTGCTCTTGTGCGTGGCACTGCTCGCACCGACGCCGTACTCCGAGATGTCCCCCGGGCCGACCGTGAACACCCTTGGCAACTACGGCGGCGACACCGTGATCTCGATCAAGGGCCACGCCACGTACCCGGCCACCGGCCACCTCAACATGACCACCGTCCGCGTCACCGGTGCCGACTACCACATGAACCTGGTCGAGGGGGTGCTCGGCTGGCTGCGGCACGACGACAAGGTGGTCGAGCACGACACCCTCTACCCGTCGGGGCAGACCGCCGAGCAGGCCGATCAGGAGAACGCCGAGGAGTTCAGCCAGTCCCAGGACAGCGCCAAGGTCGCCGCCCTGGAGGAGCTGAAGATCAAGGTGCCGTCCCGGGTGATCGTGGCCGCCGTGGTCAAGGGCGGCGCCGCCGAGGGCGTGCTGCACGCCGGCGACGTCATCAAGGCGGTCGACGGCTCCGCGGTCACCGCCGAGGACCAGGTGGCCACCTTCGTCACCAAGCACAAGCCCGGCGAGCCGGTGACCTTCACCGTGATCCGCGCGGCCGATGTGAAGAACAAGGCGGCGAAGACCCAGAACGTGACGATCACCACGCGGAAGTCCACCGACACCGGGCCCAGCCGCGCGGTGGTCGGCATCGAGGCCGGCATCGAGCACCTCTTCCCGTTCACCATCGACATCAAGCTCGCCGACGTCGGCGGTCCCAGCGCGGGCATGATGTTCGCCCTCGGCATCGTGGACAAGCTCACCCCGGGCAACCTCACCGGCGGCAATTTCGTGGCCGGCACGGGCACCATAGACGACAAGGGCAACGTCGGACCGATCGGCGGCATCAGCCTCAAGACGATCGGGGCACGCGACAAGGGCGCGAAGTACTTCCTCACCCCGGCCGACAACTGCGAGGAAGCCGCCAAGGACGTCCCCGGCGGCCTCACCCTGGTCAAGGTCAGGACGCTGGACGACGCGATGGCGGCCCTGAAGGACATCAAGGCCGGCGACAACAAGGACCTGCCCAGCTGCAAGAGCTGA
- a CDS encoding PPA1309 family protein — protein sequence MPNNAADGAPLAANPLTRAVLEIDEYASGLGWDQPARLFALVDTGQLRTQEPALAEQLGIADDAAAGLTPVEQDELPPGQPLDEFLATIAWPEVIAGCALTVERLMLPPSAEASLPEGLDDEALGAWVAEHPERQEVRMTVAVLRDGARESALRLRSKDSATDVLTGGALVPGLAEALAATFEEG from the coding sequence ATGCCCAACAACGCCGCCGATGGCGCCCCCCTTGCCGCGAACCCGCTGACCCGGGCCGTACTGGAGATCGACGAGTACGCCTCGGGGCTCGGCTGGGACCAGCCCGCCCGGCTCTTCGCTCTCGTCGACACCGGCCAACTGCGTACCCAGGAGCCCGCGCTGGCCGAGCAGTTGGGGATCGCCGACGACGCCGCGGCCGGGCTGACCCCGGTCGAGCAGGACGAACTGCCGCCCGGGCAGCCGCTGGACGAGTTCCTGGCCACCATCGCGTGGCCCGAGGTGATCGCCGGCTGCGCGCTGACCGTGGAGCGGCTGATGCTCCCGCCGTCGGCCGAGGCGTCGCTGCCCGAAGGGCTGGACGACGAGGCGCTGGGCGCCTGGGTGGCGGAGCACCCGGAGCGGCAGGAGGTGCGGATGACGGTCGCGGTGCTGCGGGACGGCGCCCGCGAGTCGGCGCTGCGGCTGCGGAGCAAGGACTCGGCGACGGACGTCCTGACCGGCGGGGCACTCGTACCGGGGCTCGCCGAGGCGCTGGCGGCGACCTTCGAGGAGGGCTGA
- a CDS encoding UPF0182 family membrane protein produces MGTLVFQTPDRGGGAPGRRAAMTRPSRGTRTLLITIGVLAVLMIAFVIFAGFWTDMLWYRSVHYSSVFTTTLWTRIGLFCVFGLLMAGAVGANIYLAYRLRPPLSAMSAEQQNLDRYRSGVAPYRTWALVGICAVVGLIAGGSASGHWRLWLLTTNATSFHTKDPQFHKDVSFYAFDLPWYRFLLSFGFAAVVLSLAAAALVHYLYGGLRITSPGGRATAAATGHLSVLLGLFVSLKAVAYWLDRYGLAVKSGDLKTTDNWTGLRYVDANAYLPAKTILFCIAVICALLFFATLWRRTWSLPMIGLGLMVLSAILIGGLYPAIVQKFQVQPNEAGKEAPYIQKNIDATRAAYGIADAKVSDYHATGGTSGPSGSELLTDTATSASIRLLDPDVVAPTFQQSQQSSNYYSFPSTLDVDRYGTNGTGGAEQDTVVGVRELNPHAVPEKNWINDHFKYTHGFGIVAAKGDEVTGGGPGEKTPAGGPVYTEQDLPTTGSLGDYQQRIYFGERATQYSIVGGPTKELDFADKSGEQSTPYHGKDGVSLASPFTRAAYAVTFGEPQILYSGAIDRTSKILYNRTPKDRVAAVAPWLTIDGDPYPAVVGKHVVWIVDAYTTTNGYPYASRTTLGDTTADALTDDQRSVVTRQNKVNYIRNSVKATVDAYDGTVTLYQWDTQDPVLKTWMKAFPGTVRPKASIPQDLLPHLRYPQDLFKVQRQLLTKYHVTTAGQFYSASQVWQVPNDPASKSGKAVPPYYLSLKMPDQKDKAYSLTSTFTPNGRGTLSAFVAVDSDATSPDYGTMRVLEMPTDPPVDGPQLVQSEFNSNFAREITQLRGKDSTVEYGNLLTFPLEGGLLYVEPVYVRGSHADTDYPLMKDVFVSFGGKTALDSTLDKALATVSGAAATPPADSGSTATKPPPPGGDDSAVQDALTRAQQAYDDGQAALKAGDWDKYGEAQKRLAAALKDAQDAERAAKGAG; encoded by the coding sequence GTGGGCACCTTGGTATTCCAGACGCCCGACCGCGGCGGAGGGGCGCCGGGCCGGCGGGCCGCCATGACCCGGCCCTCCCGCGGCACCCGGACGCTGCTCATCACCATCGGTGTGCTCGCCGTGCTGATGATCGCGTTCGTGATCTTCGCGGGCTTCTGGACGGACATGCTCTGGTACCGGTCGGTGCACTACTCCTCGGTCTTCACCACCACGCTCTGGACGAGGATCGGGCTCTTCTGCGTCTTCGGCCTGCTGATGGCCGGCGCGGTGGGCGCCAACATCTACCTGGCGTACCGGCTGCGGCCGCCGCTGAGCGCGATGTCGGCGGAGCAGCAGAACCTCGACCGCTACCGGTCGGGCGTCGCGCCGTACAGGACCTGGGCACTGGTGGGGATCTGCGCGGTGGTCGGGCTCATCGCCGGCGGATCGGCCTCCGGCCACTGGCGGCTGTGGCTGCTCACCACCAACGCCACCTCCTTCCACACCAAGGACCCGCAGTTCCACAAGGACGTCTCCTTCTACGCCTTCGACCTGCCGTGGTACCGCTTCCTGCTGAGCTTCGGCTTCGCCGCCGTGGTGCTCTCGCTGGCCGCCGCGGCGCTGGTGCACTACCTCTACGGGGGCCTGCGGATCACCTCGCCCGGCGGCCGGGCCACCGCGGCGGCCACCGGGCATCTGTCGGTGCTGCTCGGCCTGTTCGTCTCGCTCAAGGCGGTCGCCTACTGGCTCGACCGCTACGGACTCGCGGTGAAGTCCGGCGACCTGAAGACCACCGACAACTGGACCGGACTGCGCTACGTCGACGCGAACGCGTACCTGCCTGCCAAAACGATCCTCTTCTGCATCGCGGTGATCTGCGCGCTGCTCTTCTTCGCCACCTTGTGGCGCCGCACCTGGTCGCTGCCGATGATCGGTCTCGGCCTGATGGTGCTCTCGGCGATCCTGATCGGCGGCCTGTACCCGGCGATCGTGCAGAAGTTCCAGGTGCAGCCGAACGAGGCCGGCAAGGAAGCGCCGTACATCCAGAAGAACATCGACGCGACCCGGGCCGCGTACGGCATCGCCGACGCCAAGGTGTCGGACTACCACGCCACCGGAGGGACGTCCGGGCCGTCCGGGTCGGAGCTGCTCACCGACACCGCGACATCCGCCTCGATCCGCCTGCTCGACCCCGACGTCGTCGCGCCGACCTTCCAGCAGTCGCAGCAGTCGAGCAACTACTACTCCTTCCCCTCCACGCTCGACGTCGACAGGTACGGCACCAACGGCACCGGCGGTGCTGAGCAGGACACCGTGGTCGGGGTGCGGGAGCTGAATCCGCACGCGGTCCCGGAGAAGAACTGGATCAACGACCACTTCAAGTACACCCACGGCTTCGGCATAGTCGCGGCCAAAGGCGACGAGGTCACCGGCGGCGGGCCCGGCGAGAAGACCCCCGCCGGAGGGCCCGTCTACACCGAGCAGGACCTGCCGACCACCGGCAGCCTCGGCGACTACCAGCAACGGATCTACTTCGGCGAGCGGGCCACGCAGTACTCGATCGTCGGCGGCCCCACCAAGGAACTGGACTTCGCCGACAAGTCCGGTGAGCAGAGCACCCCGTACCACGGCAAGGACGGCGTCAGCCTGGCGAGTCCGTTCACCCGGGCCGCCTACGCGGTGACCTTCGGCGAGCCCCAGATCCTCTACTCCGGGGCGATCGACCGCACCTCGAAGATCCTGTACAACCGCACCCCCAAGGACCGGGTGGCGGCGGTCGCGCCCTGGCTGACCATCGACGGTGATCCGTACCCGGCGGTCGTCGGCAAGCACGTGGTGTGGATCGTGGACGCGTACACCACCACCAACGGCTATCCGTACGCCTCCCGGACCACCCTCGGTGACACCACCGCGGACGCGCTCACCGACGACCAGCGCTCGGTCGTCACCCGGCAGAACAAGGTCAACTACATCCGCAACTCCGTCAAGGCGACGGTGGACGCCTACGACGGCACGGTGACGCTCTACCAGTGGGACACCCAGGACCCGGTGCTCAAGACCTGGATGAAGGCGTTCCCCGGCACCGTGCGGCCCAAGGCGTCGATCCCGCAGGACCTGCTGCCCCACCTGCGCTACCCGCAGGACCTCTTCAAGGTGCAGCGGCAGCTGCTCACGAAGTACCACGTCACGACGGCAGGCCAGTTCTACAGCGCCAGCCAGGTGTGGCAGGTCCCCAACGACCCGGCGTCGAAGTCCGGCAAGGCGGTGCCGCCGTACTACCTGAGCCTGAAGATGCCCGACCAGAAGGACAAGGCGTACTCGCTGACCTCGACGTTCACGCCCAACGGCCGCGGCACCCTGTCCGCGTTCGTCGCGGTGGACTCCGACGCCACCAGTCCTGACTACGGCACGATGCGGGTACTGGAGATGCCGACCGATCCACCGGTCGACGGTCCGCAGCTGGTGCAGAGCGAGTTCAACTCGAACTTCGCCCGGGAGATCACCCAGCTGCGCGGCAAGGACTCCACGGTCGAGTACGGCAACCTGCTGACCTTCCCACTGGAGGGTGGACTGCTGTACGTCGAACCGGTGTACGTCCGCGGCTCGCACGCGGACACCGACTACCCGTTGATGAAGGACGTGTTCGTCAGTTTCGGTGGAAAAACGGCGCTGGACTCGACGCTGGACAAGGCGCTGGCGACCGTCTCGGGTGCCGCCGCCACCCCGCCGGCGGACAGCGGGAGCACGGCGACGAAGCCACCGCCGCCGGGCGGGGACGACAGCGCGGTCCAGGACGCCCTCACCCGGGCGCAGCAGGCGTACGACGACGGGCAGGCGGCACTGAAGGCCGGTGACTGGGACAAGTACGGCGAGGCGCAGAAGCGGCTGGCGGCGGCGCTGAAGGACGCCCAGGACGCGGAGCGGGCGGCGAAGGGGGCGGGCTGA
- a CDS encoding tetratricopeptide repeat protein gives MREEAEIEARHRRAAEQGDPGAMSALGTLLLRRGDLDGAEPFLRGAVQHGDRAAANNLGLLLFQQGHAEEAAGWWRIAAVAGSASAAHALGRHYRERGDEPGAEYWLRQAAESGHTLGAYALADLLDHRRDVGAERWFRAAAEHGHREAAYRLARICAERGQDREAEQWYRQAAARRHRRAALRLGTLLEERGELKEAGHWYLTAARDGEARAACALAFLLRDAGDIDQAATWWRRAAQAGDGNAANALGALHAQEGETQTAERWYRTAMEAGDVNGAYNLGLLCAGQSRGTQAEQWYRKAAYAGHREAANALAVLLLQRGDAAGAEPWLSKAAEAGSIDAAFNLGILHAGRGDEVSARRWYERAAASGHAEAALQVAIALQQEGDHHGAERHLRCAAGGGSPEAAFRLGALLDRRDREDGAEVAGSGSVEAEEWYERAARQGHRRAQVRLGMCEAKRGDVVAAAGWYRLAAEAGSRNGAFNLGLLLAREGSEPEAAMWWTRAANAGHGRAALRMALLSARHGSLAEAQSWCARAITYGPAEVAERAARLTDAVAHELTA, from the coding sequence ATGCGCGAGGAAGCCGAGATCGAGGCACGGCACCGCAGGGCGGCCGAGCAGGGCGACCCCGGGGCGATGAGCGCCCTGGGCACGCTGCTGCTGCGCCGCGGTGACCTGGACGGCGCGGAGCCGTTCCTGCGCGGCGCCGTCCAGCACGGCGACCGCGCCGCCGCCAACAACCTCGGGCTGCTCCTGTTCCAGCAGGGTCACGCCGAGGAAGCGGCCGGCTGGTGGCGGATCGCGGCGGTGGCCGGCTCCGCCTCGGCGGCGCACGCGCTCGGCCGGCACTACCGCGAGCGCGGGGACGAGCCCGGCGCCGAGTACTGGCTGCGGCAGGCCGCCGAGTCCGGCCACACGCTCGGGGCGTACGCGCTGGCCGATCTCCTGGACCACCGGCGGGACGTCGGGGCCGAGCGGTGGTTCCGTGCCGCGGCCGAGCACGGCCACCGCGAGGCGGCGTACCGGCTGGCCCGGATCTGCGCGGAGCGCGGGCAGGACCGCGAGGCCGAGCAGTGGTACCGGCAGGCCGCGGCCCGCCGCCACCGCCGGGCCGCGCTCCGGCTCGGCACGCTGCTGGAGGAGCGCGGCGAGCTCAAGGAGGCCGGGCACTGGTATCTCACCGCGGCCAGGGACGGCGAGGCACGGGCCGCCTGCGCGCTGGCGTTCCTGCTGCGCGACGCCGGTGACATCGACCAGGCCGCCACCTGGTGGCGGCGCGCCGCCCAGGCCGGCGACGGCAACGCGGCGAACGCGCTCGGCGCGCTGCACGCCCAGGAGGGCGAGACGCAGACCGCCGAGCGGTGGTACCGCACGGCCATGGAGGCCGGGGACGTCAACGGCGCGTACAACCTCGGGCTGCTCTGCGCCGGCCAGAGCCGCGGCACCCAGGCCGAGCAGTGGTACCGCAAGGCGGCGTACGCGGGGCACCGCGAGGCGGCCAACGCGCTGGCCGTCCTGCTGCTGCAGCGCGGCGACGCGGCCGGGGCGGAGCCGTGGCTCTCCAAGGCGGCCGAGGCGGGCAGCATCGACGCGGCCTTCAACCTCGGCATCCTGCACGCGGGCCGCGGTGACGAGGTGTCGGCGCGGCGCTGGTACGAGCGGGCGGCGGCGTCCGGGCACGCGGAGGCCGCGCTCCAGGTGGCCATAGCGCTGCAGCAGGAGGGCGACCACCACGGCGCCGAGCGGCACTTGCGGTGCGCGGCGGGGGGCGGCAGCCCGGAGGCCGCGTTCCGGCTCGGCGCGCTGCTCGACCGCAGGGACCGCGAGGACGGCGCCGAGGTGGCCGGGTCCGGCTCGGTCGAGGCGGAGGAGTGGTACGAGCGGGCGGCCCGGCAGGGTCACCGCCGGGCGCAGGTACGGCTCGGCATGTGCGAGGCCAAGCGCGGTGATGTGGTGGCCGCGGCGGGCTGGTACCGGCTGGCCGCCGAAGCCGGCTCCCGCAACGGGGCGTTCAACCTCGGACTGCTGCTGGCCCGCGAGGGCAGCGAGCCGGAGGCGGCCATGTGGTGGACCCGCGCGGCCAACGCGGGGCACGGCCGCGCCGCGCTGCGCATGGCCCTGCTCTCGGCCCGCCACGGCTCCCTCGCCGAAGCCCAGTCCTGGTGCGCCCGCGCCATCACCTACGGCCCCGCCGAAGTGGCCGAACGCGCCGCCCGCCTCACCGACGCCGTGGCCCACGAACTCACCGCCTGA
- a CDS encoding HEAT repeat domain-containing protein: MDTGRWDAWCARAAGSGRREDVQHLLGALRRVAENGTPQDRSAALDALHRAPAALLLLLDRHARPGPTTSGPLDRGGPRLLLASLDPDGRVRQAAVEALAGSGGPTTAAALALRTADWVPAVREWAAAALLQRTAPDDVGPAVRILLRLADRSRSGGMLAAYRAVLAEPQHRRAVRALAVDTDPTARRFGVELALDLGEYVKGDLLRAALHDHDQVCRRLCAQRLLEIDPGQAGRLLRARGAGVRELAVAALPADVPATRLVALLADRARMVRAQARWQLYQRGEPPAEVYRRQLRRAGRPPAPARLLAGLAAGLGECGDAADAPQLARLLTDPHAIVRRAAVRAVGRLAKPDELVGLLGPLATDPDQGVAREVFEALTRVPDDVPAETLWIGRTRTEPVVRALAERISRQAAALHERVPGAAAVTSSPGTSRGR; this comes from the coding sequence ATGGACACGGGCCGCTGGGACGCCTGGTGCGCCCGGGCGGCCGGCAGCGGGCGGCGCGAGGACGTCCAGCACCTGCTCGGAGCGCTCCGCCGGGTCGCGGAGAACGGCACACCGCAGGACAGGTCCGCCGCGCTCGACGCCCTGCACCGCGCCCCTGCCGCCCTGTTGCTCCTTCTCGACCGGCACGCCCGCCCGGGGCCGACCACCTCGGGCCCCCTCGACCGCGGTGGCCCACGGCTGCTGCTCGCCTCCCTCGACCCCGACGGGCGGGTCCGCCAGGCCGCGGTCGAGGCGCTGGCCGGCTCCGGCGGACCGACCACCGCGGCGGCGCTCGCGCTGCGTACCGCCGACTGGGTCCCCGCCGTGCGCGAATGGGCCGCCGCCGCCCTGCTGCAGCGCACCGCTCCGGACGACGTCGGCCCCGCGGTACGGATCCTGCTCCGGCTGGCGGACCGCAGCCGCTCCGGCGGGATGCTCGCCGCCTACCGGGCCGTACTCGCCGAGCCCCAGCACCGCCGCGCGGTCCGCGCGCTCGCCGTCGACACCGACCCCACCGCCCGCCGCTTCGGCGTCGAACTCGCCCTGGACCTGGGGGAGTACGTCAAAGGCGACCTGCTGCGGGCGGCGCTCCACGACCATGACCAGGTGTGCCGGCGGCTCTGCGCCCAGCGCCTGCTGGAGATCGACCCCGGCCAGGCGGGCCGGCTGCTGCGGGCCCGTGGCGCCGGGGTGCGCGAACTCGCGGTGGCCGCGCTGCCCGCCGACGTCCCCGCCACCCGTCTGGTCGCGCTGCTCGCCGACCGGGCCAGGATGGTGCGGGCGCAGGCCCGCTGGCAGCTCTACCAGCGCGGTGAACCGCCGGCCGAGGTCTACCGCAGGCAGTTGCGCCGGGCCGGCCGTCCCCCCGCGCCCGCCCGGTTACTCGCCGGACTCGCCGCGGGCCTGGGGGAGTGCGGGGACGCGGCCGACGCGCCCCAGCTGGCCAGGCTGCTCACCGACCCGCACGCGATCGTCCGCCGGGCCGCCGTACGCGCGGTGGGCAGGCTCGCCAAGCCGGACGAACTCGTGGGCCTGCTGGGTCCGTTGGCCACCGACCCTGATCAGGGAGTGGCGCGGGAGGTGTTCGAGGCACTGACCCGGGTGCCCGACGACGTGCCGGCCGAGACGCTCTGGATCGGCCGGACCCGTACCGAACCGGTGGTCCGCGCGCTCGCCGAGCGGATCAGCCGGCAGGCCGCGGCGCTGCACGAGCGCGTCCCCGGCGCGGCGGCGGTTACGAGCAGTCCGGGCACAAGCCGCGGTAGGTGA
- a CDS encoding Fur family transcriptional regulator: MSDLLERLRTRGWRLTAQRRVVAEVLDGDHVHLTADEVHARASQRLPEISRATVYNTLGEMVSIGEIIEVATDGRAKRYDPNAHHPHQHLVCSSCGTIRDVHPHGDPLAALPSGERFGFTVSEVEVTYRGLCPDCS; this comes from the coding sequence ATGAGCGACCTGTTGGAACGACTGCGCACCCGCGGCTGGCGGCTGACCGCCCAGCGCCGTGTCGTGGCCGAGGTCCTCGACGGCGACCATGTCCACCTGACCGCCGACGAGGTACACGCTCGCGCCAGTCAAAGGCTGCCCGAGATCTCCCGGGCCACCGTCTACAACACGCTGGGCGAAATGGTCAGTATCGGCGAGATCATCGAGGTCGCCACCGACGGCCGCGCCAAGCGGTACGACCCGAACGCCCACCACCCGCACCAGCACCTGGTCTGCTCCAGCTGCGGCACGATCCGCGATGTTCACCCGCACGGGGACCCGCTGGCCGCGCTGCCGAGCGGTGAGCGCTTCGGCTTCACCGTCTCCGAGGTCGAGGTCACCTACCGCGGCTTGTGCCCGGACTGCTCGTAA
- a CDS encoding catalase: MTVQETGPLTTESGAPVADNQNSETAGLGGPVLVQSQHLLEKLAHFNRERIPERVVHARGAGAYGTFTLTRDVSQWTRAKFLSEVGKQTETFLRFSTVAGNLGSADAVRDPRGFALKFYTEDGNYDLVGNNTPVFFIKDALKFPDFIHTQKRDPYTGSQEAENIWDFWGLSPESTHQVTWLFGDRGIPASYRHMNGYGSHTYQWSNEAGEVFWVKYHFKTDQGIKTLTQDEAVKLAGEDTDSHQRDLREAIERGEFPSWTVQIQVMPAADAATYRFNPFDLTKVWPHADYPPIEIGKLELNRNPENVFAEVEQSIFSPAHFVPGIGPSPDKMLQGRLFAYGDAHRYRVGVNADHLPVNRPHAAEARTHSRDGFLYDGRHAGAKNYEPNSFGGPFETGRPLWEAAQVSGATQYSAAPSHAEDNDFVQAGNLYRLMSEDEKTRLIDNLAGMIAKVSRDDIIERAINNFRQADADYGKRLDTAVQALRG, encoded by the coding sequence GTGACTGTTCAGGAGACGGGTCCGCTGACCACGGAGTCCGGTGCACCCGTTGCGGACAACCAGAACAGCGAGACGGCCGGCCTCGGCGGTCCCGTTCTGGTCCAGAGCCAGCACCTGCTGGAGAAGCTCGCGCACTTCAACCGGGAGCGCATCCCGGAGCGCGTCGTGCACGCCCGCGGCGCCGGTGCGTACGGCACCTTCACCCTCACCCGCGACGTCTCGCAGTGGACCCGGGCGAAGTTCCTCTCCGAGGTCGGCAAGCAGACCGAGACCTTCCTGCGGTTCTCCACCGTCGCGGGCAACCTCGGCTCGGCGGACGCGGTGCGCGACCCGCGCGGCTTCGCGCTGAAGTTCTACACCGAGGACGGCAACTACGACCTCGTCGGGAACAACACCCCGGTGTTCTTCATCAAGGACGCCCTCAAGTTCCCGGACTTCATCCACACCCAGAAGCGCGACCCGTACACCGGCTCGCAGGAGGCGGAGAACATCTGGGACTTCTGGGGTCTGAGCCCGGAGTCGACGCACCAGGTGACCTGGCTCTTCGGTGACCGCGGCATCCCGGCCAGCTACCGCCACATGAACGGCTACGGCTCCCACACGTACCAGTGGAGCAACGAGGCCGGCGAGGTCTTCTGGGTCAAGTACCACTTCAAGACCGACCAGGGGATCAAGACCCTCACCCAGGACGAGGCCGTCAAGCTCGCCGGCGAGGACACCGACAGCCACCAGCGCGACCTGCGCGAGGCCATCGAGCGCGGGGAGTTCCCGAGCTGGACGGTGCAGATCCAGGTGATGCCGGCGGCCGACGCGGCGACGTACCGCTTCAACCCGTTCGACCTGACCAAGGTGTGGCCGCACGCGGACTACCCGCCGATCGAGATCGGCAAGCTGGAGCTCAACCGCAACCCGGAGAACGTCTTCGCCGAGGTCGAGCAGTCGATCTTCAGCCCGGCGCACTTCGTGCCCGGCATCGGCCCGTCCCCGGACAAGATGCTCCAGGGCCGGCTCTTCGCCTACGGCGACGCGCACCGCTACCGGGTCGGCGTCAACGCCGACCACCTGCCGGTGAACCGGCCGCACGCCGCCGAGGCGCGCACCCACAGCCGGGACGGCTTCCTGTACGACGGGCGGCACGCCGGCGCCAAGAACTACGAGCCGAACAGCTTCGGCGGCCCGTTCGAGACCGGCCGTCCGCTGTGGGAGGCGGCCCAGGTGAGCGGTGCCACGCAATACAGCGCGGCGCCCTCGCACGCCGAGGACAACGACTTCGTGCAGGCCGGCAACCTCTACCGGCTGATGTCCGAGGACGAGAAGACCCGCCTGATCGACAACCTCGCGGGCATGATCGCCAAGGTGTCGCGTGACGACATCATCGAGCGCGCGATCAACAACTTCCGCCAGGCGGACGCTGACTACGGCAAGCGGCTCGACACCGCGGTCCAGGCCCTCCGCGGCTGA
- a CDS encoding CBS domain-containing protein, protein MLVRDAMSTVVLTIGPAHTLRQAAQLMSARRVGAAIVFDPETFGLGILTERDILNAIGAGLDPDQEPVHAHTTTDVVFAAPQWTLDDAAAAMLRGNFRHLIVLESGLEPMGVVSVRDIVRCWSPTKAAVPA, encoded by the coding sequence ATGCTGGTCCGCGACGCGATGAGCACGGTGGTTCTCACCATCGGCCCCGCCCATACCCTCCGCCAGGCCGCCCAGCTGATGTCCGCCCGCCGGGTCGGCGCGGCGATCGTCTTCGACCCCGAGACCTTCGGTCTCGGGATACTGACCGAGCGCGACATCCTCAACGCGATCGGCGCGGGTCTCGATCCCGACCAGGAACCCGTCCACGCCCACACCACGACCGACGTCGTCTTCGCCGCTCCGCAGTGGACCCTCGACGACGCCGCGGCGGCCATGCTGCGCGGCAACTTCCGCCACCTCATCGTGCTGGAGAGCGGCCTCGAACCCATGGGCGTCGTCTCCGTCCGCGACATCGTCCGCTGCTGGTCGCCCACCAAGGCGGCGGTCCCGGCCTGA
- the hisN gene encoding histidinol-phosphatase: MPDYNDDLRLAHVLADAADAATMARFKALDLKVETKPDLTPVSEADKAAEELIRNHLARARPRDAVLGEEYGADGGGPRRWIVDPIDGTKNYVRGVPVWATLIALADRGEDGDEVVVGLVSAPALSRRWWAAKGSGAFTGRSLTSATRLHVSSVGRIEDASFAYSSLGGWEELGRMENFLDLTRDCWRTRGYGDFWPYMMVAEGSVDICAEPELSLWDMAANDVIVREAGGTFTSLDGVRGPFGGNAAASNGLLHEELLGYLGGE, encoded by the coding sequence ATGCCCGATTACAACGACGATCTGCGCCTTGCCCACGTCCTTGCCGACGCCGCCGACGCCGCGACCATGGCCCGCTTCAAGGCACTTGACCTGAAGGTCGAGACCAAGCCGGACCTGACGCCGGTCAGCGAAGCGGACAAGGCGGCCGAGGAGCTGATCCGCAACCACCTGGCCAGGGCACGTCCACGCGACGCGGTGCTGGGCGAGGAGTACGGCGCCGACGGCGGCGGCCCGCGCCGCTGGATCGTCGACCCGATCGACGGCACCAAGAACTACGTCCGCGGGGTGCCGGTCTGGGCCACCCTGATCGCGCTCGCGGACCGCGGCGAGGACGGCGACGAGGTGGTGGTCGGCCTGGTCTCCGCCCCCGCGCTGAGCCGCCGCTGGTGGGCGGCGAAGGGCTCCGGCGCCTTCACCGGGCGCAGCCTGACCTCGGCGACCCGGCTGCACGTCTCCAGCGTCGGCCGGATCGAGGACGCCTCCTTCGCCTACTCCTCGCTGGGCGGCTGGGAGGAGCTGGGCCGCATGGAGAACTTCCTCGACCTGACCCGTGACTGCTGGCGGACCCGCGGCTACGGGGACTTCTGGCCGTACATGATGGTCGCCGAGGGCTCCGTGGACATCTGCGCCGAGCCCGAGCTGAGCCTGTGGGACATGGCCGCCAACGACGTGATCGTCCGGGAGGCCGGCGGCACTTTCACCTCGCTCGACGGGGTGCGGGGTCCGTTCGGCGGCAACGCGGCGGCGTCCAACGGGCTGCTGCACGAAGAGCTGTTGGGGTATCTGGGCGGGGAGTGA